The following proteins are encoded in a genomic region of Nicotiana sylvestris chromosome 4, ASM39365v2, whole genome shotgun sequence:
- the LOC104231037 gene encoding uncharacterized protein, which produces MAMGPERSKPLHNFTLPCGLKWGNQKFLRCAKVDSDGEISTVHRRSYEKESIGRRREPEAVERHRLNDRFTRKFRSVNAGDSGEGIGAMREKLMFDLQTEADKMKDAIFKEGLDEQPEKEVSPALAKTLTAGAADVVDLSRPWNLRTRRAASKEPNGLIAGAVAGAGGSKGGLKIEVNRTNASSPLRTENKSPILRSGFAGGAAAGASTSGEKRERVKFSVPLSRKEIEEDFMDMVGHRPPRRPKKRAKFVQKNLDTLFPGLWLTEITADLYKVPDDQ; this is translated from the exons ATGGCGATGGGACCAGAAAGATCAAAGCCTTTACACAATTTCACCTTACCATGTGGGCTTAAGTGGGGGAACCAGAAGTTCTTGAGGTGCGCTAAGGTAGATTCCGACGGAGAAATCTCTACCGTTCATCGCAGGTCATATGAGAAAGAATCGATCGGACGGCGGAGGGAACCGGAGGCGGTGGAACGGCACCGGTTAAATGATCGGTTCACTCGGAAATTCAGGTCGGTAAATGCCGGCGATAGTGGAGAGGGAATCGGAGCTATGAGAGAGAAGCTGATGTTTGATCTTCAAACAGAAGCTGATAAGATGAAAGACGCGATTTTCAAAGAAGGTTTGGATGAGCAACCGGAGAAGGAAGTGTCGCCGGCGCTGGCAAAAACTCTGACGGCGGGTGCAGCTGATGTCGTCGACTTATCCAGGCCGTGGAACTTAAGGACTCGCCGAGCGGCTTCCAAGGAGCCTAACGGACTCATAGCCGGCGCCGTCGCCGGTGCTGGTGGATCGAAAGGAGGGTTGAAGATTGAGGTTAACAGAACTAATGCTTCGTCTCCGTTAAGGACGGAGAACAAATCTCCGATACTTCGAAGTGGTTTTGCAGGTGGAGCGGCGGCCGGAGCTTCTACCAGCGGCgagaagagagagagggtgaagttCTCGGTTCCCCTTTCGCGAAAGGAGATTGAGGAAGATTTCATGGATATGGTGGGACATAGACCCCCTCGTAGACCCAAGAAACGAGCTAAATTTGTTCAAAAGAATTTGGAC ACGTTATTTCCAGGGTTGTGGTTGACAGAAATTACAGCTGATTTATACAAAGTGCCTGATGATCAGTAG